A single region of the Pseudomonas mandelii genome encodes:
- a CDS encoding DUF3509 domain-containing protein has translation MESISLLLGEALSPYQVKLTPSGAHGECLVTLKNATGAIVVERAFNQAQLTDYRLLTDVVDGLHRDVLIAEGRLEPCVIAALRNAAQDKVLASRN, from the coding sequence ATGGAAAGTATCAGTCTATTGCTCGGTGAGGCTCTGAGCCCGTATCAGGTCAAGCTGACCCCGTCGGGCGCCCATGGCGAATGCCTGGTGACACTGAAGAATGCGACCGGCGCGATCGTGGTCGAACGGGCGTTCAATCAAGCCCAGTTAACCGATTACCGTCTGCTGACGGATGTCGTCGACGGCTTGCACCGCGACGTGCTGATTGCCGAAGGACGGCTGGAACCCTGCGTCATCGCGGCGCTGCGCAATGCGGCTCAGGATAAGGTCCTGGCCAGTCGAAATTGA
- the thrC gene encoding threonine synthase: MRYISTRGQAPALNFEDVLLAGLATDGGLYVPENLPRFTQEEIASWAGLPYHELAFRVMRPFVTGSIPDADFKKILEETYGVFSHSAVAPLRQLNGNEWVLELFHGPTLAFKDFALQLLGRLLDYVLEKRGERVVIVGATSGDTGSAAIEGCKHCENVDIFILHPHNRVSEVQRRQMTTIFGENIHNIAIEGNFDDCQEMVKASFADQSFLKGTRLVAVNSINWARIMAQIVYYFHAALQLGGPARSVSFSVPTGNFGDIFAGYLARNMGLPINQLIVATNRNDILHRFMSGNQYVKETLHATLSPSMDIMVSSNFERLLFDLHGRNGAAIAGLMDSFKQGGGFSVEQERWTEARKLFDSLAVDDAQTCETIAEVYEQTGELLDPHTAIGVKAARECRRSLDIPMVILGTAHPVKFPDAVEKAGVGKALELPAHLSDLFERNERCTVLPNDLKAVQAFVSQHGNRGKPL, from the coding sequence ATGCGTTATATCAGTACCCGCGGCCAGGCACCGGCCCTGAATTTCGAAGATGTCCTGCTGGCCGGTCTTGCCACCGACGGCGGTCTGTACGTCCCGGAAAACCTGCCACGTTTCACCCAGGAAGAAATCGCTTCCTGGGCGGGCCTGCCGTATCACGAGCTGGCCTTCCGGGTGATGCGCCCGTTCGTCACCGGCAGCATCCCTGATGCCGATTTCAAAAAGATCCTTGAAGAAACCTACGGTGTGTTCTCGCACAGCGCCGTGGCACCGTTGCGTCAGCTGAATGGCAACGAATGGGTGCTCGAGCTGTTCCACGGCCCGACCCTGGCGTTCAAAGACTTCGCCCTGCAACTGCTCGGTCGTCTGCTCGACTACGTGCTGGAAAAACGCGGCGAGCGCGTGGTCATCGTCGGCGCGACCTCCGGTGATACCGGTTCGGCCGCCATCGAAGGCTGCAAGCACTGCGAAAACGTCGACATCTTCATCCTGCACCCGCATAACCGCGTGTCCGAAGTGCAGCGTCGCCAGATGACCACCATCTTCGGCGAGAACATCCATAACATCGCCATCGAAGGCAACTTCGATGACTGCCAGGAAATGGTCAAGGCCAGCTTCGCTGACCAGAGCTTCCTCAAGGGCACGCGTCTGGTGGCGGTGAACTCGATCAACTGGGCGCGGATCATGGCCCAGATCGTTTACTACTTCCACGCAGCCCTGCAGTTGGGCGGCCCGGCGCGCTCGGTATCGTTCTCGGTGCCGACCGGCAACTTCGGCGACATCTTCGCCGGTTACCTGGCACGTAACATGGGCCTGCCGATCAACCAGTTGATCGTCGCCACCAACCGCAATGACATCCTGCACCGCTTCATGAGCGGCAACCAGTACGTCAAGGAAACCCTGCACGCCACGTTGTCGCCGTCGATGGACATCATGGTGTCGTCGAACTTCGAGCGTCTGCTGTTCGATCTGCACGGTCGCAACGGCGCAGCGATTGCCGGTTTGATGGACAGCTTCAAGCAGGGCGGCGGTTTCAGCGTCGAACAGGAACGCTGGACCGAAGCCCGCAAATTGTTCGATTCCCTGGCCGTGGATGACGCGCAAACCTGCGAAACCATTGCCGAAGTCTACGAGCAAACCGGCGAACTGCTGGATCCGCACACCGCCATCGGCGTGAAGGCCGCGCGCGAATGCCGTCGTAGCCTGGATATTCCAATGGTGATCCTCGGCACGGCCCATCCGGTCAAATTCCCGGATGCAGTGGAGAAAGCCGGCGTAGGAAAAGCGCTTGAACTACCTGCACATCTTTCTGATTTGTTCGAGCGAAATGAGCGTTGCACCGTGTTGCCGAATGATTTGAAAGCCGTGCAGGCCTTTGTCAGTCAGCATGGCAACCGCGGCAAGCCGCTGTAA
- a CDS encoding transporter substrate-binding domain-containing protein: MRFFRGFKPAVCWMFLIGVLGLDQAGTAAQLATPESRGAGVGAIIELDAQELRWVAEHPQVIVSSVQYPLYLFKDEHGQWSGLNNDLLNRISAMTGLQFVHEESFSTDQLLGRLESAEADMSTTLAMNDERKAFLDFSHAFGGAGWVFVGRADAPVVHSLAQLAKRVLVLPARHALEGTIRRDYPAIELRTVKTYAEARALVESGEAFATIENEIGAQLYPLGQLKVGRAVEGKWEADHLAVRKGQSPLLSILNKALEAFPAADLRAIRLKWLSGIAPVESPSRWRQLTHWFCWGMFIVSLFGLLSLLWNRRLAALIKQRADAEKGLGDQLAFQHALIDAMPDPMFVRDLQGRLIMCNKSYEESLCTRFDQVQGRRLVELDVLPAETAALLHAEFMAQMETRKPRFSERQLLFNNGVRDIYQWTVPFYSVDGQLRGLLGGWTDIGHRTRHL, encoded by the coding sequence ATGCGGTTTTTCAGAGGGTTCAAACCAGCCGTGTGCTGGATGTTTTTGATCGGCGTCCTGGGCTTGGATCAAGCAGGGACGGCCGCGCAATTGGCGACGCCCGAGTCCAGGGGGGCGGGCGTCGGCGCAATCATCGAACTGGATGCTCAGGAACTGAGGTGGGTTGCCGAGCATCCGCAAGTCATCGTCTCGTCGGTGCAATACCCGCTTTATCTGTTCAAGGATGAACACGGTCAGTGGAGCGGTCTGAACAACGATCTGCTCAATCGCATCAGTGCCATGACGGGTTTGCAGTTTGTTCACGAGGAGTCGTTTTCCACCGACCAACTGCTTGGGCGTCTGGAAAGTGCCGAGGCGGACATGAGCACAACGCTTGCGATGAATGACGAGCGTAAGGCGTTCCTGGATTTCAGTCATGCGTTCGGTGGCGCTGGATGGGTGTTTGTCGGACGGGCAGACGCACCGGTCGTGCACTCCTTGGCGCAGTTGGCGAAAAGAGTGCTGGTGTTGCCGGCCCGGCACGCACTCGAAGGCACGATTCGCCGCGACTACCCGGCGATAGAGTTGCGCACGGTCAAGACTTACGCCGAGGCCAGGGCGCTGGTTGAAAGTGGTGAAGCCTTTGCCACCATCGAAAATGAAATCGGGGCGCAGCTCTATCCGTTGGGGCAACTCAAGGTCGGCCGGGCCGTGGAGGGCAAGTGGGAGGCTGATCACCTCGCGGTACGCAAAGGCCAGTCGCCGCTGCTGAGCATTCTCAACAAGGCGCTTGAGGCCTTTCCTGCGGCCGACTTGCGTGCCATTCGCCTGAAATGGCTCAGCGGTATCGCGCCCGTCGAGTCGCCTTCTCGCTGGCGGCAGCTGACTCACTGGTTTTGCTGGGGCATGTTTATCGTCAGCCTGTTCGGTCTGCTTTCCTTGCTCTGGAATCGCAGGCTCGCGGCACTGATCAAGCAGCGCGCAGACGCTGAGAAGGGGCTGGGCGATCAGCTTGCGTTCCAGCATGCGTTGATCGACGCCATGCCCGATCCGATGTTTGTTCGTGATCTGCAAGGGCGTTTGATCATGTGCAACAAAAGTTATGAGGAGAGCCTCTGCACCCGTTTTGATCAGGTTCAAGGGCGACGGCTGGTTGAGCTCGATGTCCTGCCGGCGGAAACCGCAGCGCTGCTGCATGCCGAATTCATGGCGCAGATGGAGACTCGAAAGCCACGCTTCAGTGAACGTCAATTGCTGTTCAACAACGGGGTCAGGGACATCTACCAATGGACGGTGCCGTTCTACAGCGTCGACGGCCAATTGCGAGGGTTGCTGGGGGGATGGACTGATATCGGTCACCGGACAAGGCACCTGTGA